A genomic region of Saccopteryx bilineata isolate mSacBil1 chromosome 1, mSacBil1_pri_phased_curated, whole genome shotgun sequence contains the following coding sequences:
- the LOC136319321 gene encoding uncharacterized protein, with product MFPCLTKVASKLPGQGHWEETETRGTGSHFSGRRVSAERRTRKGAQPREGDREKAGRRGPARNPGCSGGTWARRPLERREGSPPLLRNRGGGTARRGPEPAAASHPSRRAARASPSPALRGPRAPHRREARCPLCTPPGRPEERPFPSCCSLQPLEIPVFLACVEVYSVAGTVLNASHMLRTTISGKKTKVREFEQHTHGHSCKQESYHSMAGIFCFLILCFLSGRGEDALGGNMDVKEV from the exons ATGTTTCCCTGCCTAACAAAAGTGGCCTCTAAACTCCCCGGCCAAGGACACTGGGAGGAAACGGAGACGCGAGGAACAGGCTCGCACTTTTCGGGCAGACGCGTGTCTGCGGAGAGGCGAACGCGCAAAGGGGCACAACCGCGGGAAGGGGACCGGGAGAAAGCGGGGCGGCGAGGACCGGCGAGGAACCCAGGGTGCAGCGGGGGCACGTGGGCTCGGAGGCccctggagaggagggaggggtcccCGCCGCTGCTCAGAAATCGCGGCGGCGGA ACCGCCCGGCGGGGCCCGGAGCCGGCGGCCGCCTCGCATCCGTCCCGCCGCGCAGCCCGCGCGTCTCCGTCCCCGGCGCTCCGCGGGCCGCGCGCCCCGCACCGGAGGGAGGCCCGGTGCCCTCTCTGCACACCTCCCGGGCGGCCCGAG GAGAGACCAttcccttcctgctgctcccttcAGCCTCTGGAGATCCCAGTCTTCCTGGCCTGTGTGGAAG tatactctgtggcaggcactgttctaaatgcttctcatatgttaaGAACAACCATATcag GTAAGAAAACTAAAGTCAGAGAATTTGAACAACATACCCATGGTCATTCATGTAAGCAGGAGAGCTACCACTCAATGGCTGGTATCTTCTGTTTCCTGATACTCTGTTTTTTATCAG GCAGAGGAGAAGATGCACTGGGAGGTAACATGGATGTGAAGGAGGTTTGA